The Bombus huntii isolate Logan2020A chromosome 1, iyBomHunt1.1, whole genome shotgun sequence genome contains a region encoding:
- the LOC126874131 gene encoding cationic amino acid transporter 3 yields MASRIWKVLARRRIDEDLESKSKLARVLGLFDLTALGVGSTLGLGVYVLAGSIAKETAGPAVCIAFLIAAIASGFAGMCYAEFASRVPKAGSAYVYSYVTVGEFIAFIIGWNLILEYVIGTASVARGLSGYLDALTGNVIREKLEAAMPINISFLSKYPDFFAFGVVMLLVILLSTGVKESSILNNIFTVINLITIAIIVGAGSFKADPANWRISVEDIPKDKPEIHAGSGGFMPFGISGVMIGAAKCFYGFVGFDAVATTGEEAKNPQRNIPIAIVVSLIIILMAYFSISTVLTMMWPYYDQNVDTPFPYVFDKIGWTTVKWIVNIGAAFALCTSLFGAMFPLPRILYAMGSDGIIFKQLAIIHPKTMTPIFGTVVSGLFTGIMTLIFDLQQLIDMMSIGTLLAYAIVAVSVLILRYQPKECASNTRSVSAMNDYKVTSVNILKQIINLQNQKEVTEMSNKVAKYSIGILCIVIFITALFINSVDTTALGSNVIELVILIVLVNILLLIMIIIARQPTQDIDLAFKVPLVPLLPCCSIFINLYLMLQLDSFTWIRFAVWMLIGFTIYFFYGISHSEQGKRDKREAEMLKRKYADQVRIVTRF; encoded by the exons ATGGCGAGCCGAATATGGAAGGTGTTAGCTCGGAGACGGATCGATGAGGACCTCGAGAGCAAAAGCAAACTAGCTCGGGTTTTAGGCTTGTTCGACCTCACAGCACTTGGCGTGGGTTCGACCCTCGGCCTCGGTGTTTATGTCCTTGCTGGCAGCATCGCCAAAGAGACGGCTGGACCAGCCGTTTGCATCGCCTTCCTCATTGCAGCTATCGCTTCCGGATTTGCCG GAATGTGTTATGCAGAATTTGCTTCTAGGGTTCCCAAGGCAGGATCTGCATATGTTTACAGTTACGTGACAGTGGGAGAATTCATTGCTTTTATCATAGGATGGAATTTAATTTTAGAGTATGTAATAG GTACAGCAAGCGTCGCTCGAGGACTTAGCGGTTACTTGGATGCGCTGACAGGAAATGTGATACGCGAGAAATTGGAAGCCGCAATGCCTATAAACATCTCGTTTTTATCAAAATACCCAGATTTCTTTGCATTCGGTGTAGTAATGCTTCTTGTAATCTTACTAAGCACGGGGGTGAAGGAATcgtcaattttaaataatatattcacTGTAATAAACCTGATTACCATTGCAATAATCGTAGGCGCGGGGTCCTTTAAAG CTGATCCAGCTAACTGGAGGATATCGGTGGAGGATATACCCAAGGACAAACCCGAAATACACGCAGGATCAGGAGGCTTTATGCCCTTTGGTATAAGCGGAGTGATGATCGGGGCGGCAAAATGTTTCTACGGTTTCGTCGGTTTCGATGCTGTGGCAACTACCGGTGAAGAAGCTAAAAATCCTCAGCGCAATATACCCATAGCCATCGTTGTTTCCTTAATTATAATCTTAATGGCTTATTTTAGTATCTCAACCGTGCTAACTATGATGTGGCCTTACTACGACCAG aATGTCGATACGCCATTTCCATatgttttcgataaaattggATGGACTACTGTTAAATGGATCGTTAATATTGGTGCGGCATTTGCATTATGTACAAGCTTGTTTGGGGCGATGTTTCCTCTACCAAGGATACTTTACGCTATGGGTAGCGATGGGATAATTTTTAAGCAACTTGCAATAATACATCCGAAAACAATGACACCCATTTTCGGCACAGTGGTCTCTGGCTTATTTACAGGAATCATGACACTTATTTTTGATCTTCAACAATTAATTGACATGATGTCTATTGGAACATTGTTGGCATACGCAATAGTGGCGGTATCCGTTTTAATATTAAG ATATCAACCGAAGGAGTGCGCATCAAATACTCGTTCTGTATCAGCAATGAATGACTACAAGGTAACGTCAGTCAAcatattaaaacaaattattaatttacagaATCAGAAAGAAGTAACTGAGATGTCTAATAAAGTTGCAAAATACAGTATTGGAATTTTAT gtattgttatatttattactgcgctttttattaattctgtAGATACCACAGCATTAGGTAGCAATGTGATAGAATTAGTGATATTAATCGTACTTGtaaacatattattattaattatgattattattGCAAGACAACCTACTCAAGACATTGATTTAGCATTTAAG GTGCCATTAGTACCACTTCTTCCATGTTGCAGTATTTTCATAAACTTATATTTGATGTTGCAGTTAGATAGTTTTACTTGGATCAGAT